AATCACTACCTGGGGTTGATTAAGGACTGTCTTCTGTTGGTTTGCATTATTAGAAGTATCTTCAAACTGGATGGTGACAAGAGCATAGTTAACGTGCAGGTTGATGGACTCTTTTTAGTCTATTGGAAACACTGGTTGATTAAATGGATTACTGGAACATGAAAAGGAGGCATCCTCTCTTTGATATGTGACAGTATCTTAGCAGACTGTTGGGGAACAATTAAGACTTTTTTTGATCAATGAGTATAAGTTGCTCGAAACATTTTTCTTAATGCATTTCTATGACAGTTCTTGCAATGAAATTAATTCCTGTGTTTATTGTGAAAATTTGTTTGGACacctccttttttttcctttttatttttcacaattcATTAGATATCGTTTTAAATTTCTGACAATATAGGAAACCTTTTTCAGCATGTAATTTAGGTGCATAGGAGCTTGAGAATGAGACATTTCTGTCTCAAATGAAATAGTAGACATCACAATTGAAGGCTCCCTGGTCTTGGCCATACTGATATTAGCATGCCTTTTTTTGAGTTTTGTGTTACAATTTCTTAATGAGACAAAGTCCTGTTGTTGGTGGTGGGGAAAAGGCCGAAGTTGGTATTTTGAAACAAGATATGGACCTACTATAATTTTAAGTTGGAACTTTGTTGGAAGTCGACACAGATATCATGTGAAGTAGATTGTTCTCTAGGTTGacttacataaatttgaaggtCAGAGCTTGCTCGTAAAAGTATTATATACACTTCGGATGACCTTTGAATCATTCTTTTATCATACTTAAACATAAGTGGCTATTACAAGATCTGTTTTTTGACTTCTTGACATTTGGTGTCATGGTGCTTTGAACTATATGTAGTGGGTGATTGTTTGGTTATTGGAGGTTCCACTAGGAGACGTGTGAGGATTCCACCATGGTGATGATCAAACTTTTTCTCTATATGGAATCCACGTctaggtttgaagagatgataAAGAAGTCCATTTACAATATACAAGCAGTGTGGTTTTTCTCCCCTGAAAGAATatattttcattccattgatACGCATTTTATCTATACTGCACGATGGCTGCATATCTTTTCATTCACCAATTCTTCCTCTGATTATGATGCATGCATTCAATGAGGTGAAGGATATATTAAATTCATCATTTATTACATGGAAGAATGAATCTCCATGTTGATGATCAACAATTATGAACCTTCTTCCCACCTTCTAGAATATATCACCTAATCAAATTTGTGAACCGCTAGAAATATAAATTCAGTTCTGTTTCTAGAATTTGATAGTAAAATGTGACAACTGTTTTAATGTAATTATGTTGAATTCCATTGTAATGTTTACATGCCATTGTCATAAATGATTATCATTCTGCAATTATACTTGATAAGGGCGTACGCTTGCATTTACCTTTCGAAATTTTAATTCTATTGCATTTGAAATATAAACCCTTGAAACTGTTGCTTGTAACAACTTCAATCTCATCAAGCGGAGCACTTCATGCCTCAGGTTCActtgaattttgttttgaaacaaTATCCAGTGAATATTTGCTAGAAGAAAGAAAGACTTCCAGTAGACATCCTCGTCTCATATCTTTGAAAGGAAAATTCTAGATCATTCACTTTCTATATACACATCAGATACCAAATTATCAGCGTAAATGGCATGATTACTATATGCAATGTTAAAATACACAAACTTTATTAGAAATAGCATGCACATCTTCTATAGATTAAgcttaaaaattaatgaatattaaAATCAATGACAAAGGAGCATATCATTGCAAACTGCATTTTGTGTTACTCCAAATGTTATGTTGAAAAGCTCTTAGTTTCTTCGGAGTTTGTGTCACTGTGTTACTGACGTATAGAGTTGACAGCTTTGCCGTGTCATATTTTGCCTTTGAAGATGCTCTGTTTTGAATATAATAATTCTCGGATTGCATAATACAACGGATGTGCGTCTTCTACATCCTATCTCATTGTCACCAAACTTATTTATGTACTTCGCAAATACTTTTATACGTCATATTCTTCTATCACTTCTGAAGAGCATGGACTACCATGATGGAAGACAGATATGTTAAATTTATTCTCTGTTGGCATCACATGACTAAACACTGAACAAATTTGAGGCAAAATCCCTTGCCACTGTTGATTATCCTCTGCATAAAATTCAGTCTGGCATTATGCTTGTTGATCAAATTGTCAGAAAGCTACCTTTCTGAGCAATAGTTAATGTGATAACTTCAAATCTTCAAATATATTCTCTCCCATTTGTCCCTTCCCCCTGTCCACTAATTTCAAATGTGGTTATTTTATGTTTTGCCTGGATGAATCTTGGATGCAATACTTTACAAATGACAATTCTGATCCCACCATGAGAATCATCATACTCATGATCTGCTTCATTCTTGTCTTTGTTGGAGTGCTCCTTTTCAAATCCGGCATCGCATGTTGGCCATTGCCTGACAGGATTCTCAATACTATTTCACTTTCAGTGTTGTTATCATAGTCATAGATGCCAAAACCTGCCAAACACTGTTAGCCACCTTGTAATTGACGATTCTGAAGATGCCACCCACAGTTCATCCACTCGGATACTTGAGTGTGTTTGACGACTGCATGATAGTAGGACGATGATCATTCTGCAGGTCCTTGATTTGCCATTAGCCgattttcaaactttttattGTGTCTTTCTGCTCTCTATTTTGTGAAACTGGAATGGACATTGCGTAGCCATTAATCTATATGATTAAATATCAGTTAAGCTTAGTTTAAGTGTCTCGAATGCAGATTCTGATGCATAGAAAGCAATGCATGTACTGTTCATCTTTTCCAGCTTATTTCTCCTATACTTTTTAAGCCATGAACAAAAGTTTGTTGGCTCTTGTCAGTCCATTCAAAAGCATTCCCTTTCTGGCCATCCAATATGTGCTATGGTGGCTCATTGTGGTCTCTATCTGGTTGCCAATTGCTTTTTATGCCTTACCGCACTCACATCACCTAGCTTGTCAGAAAAACCACCCGTCTGAAGTTGAATTTTTTGACACCGGCTAGTGTTCTCTTGACATTTGAAGATCTCGGTGAAAACTAACCTTATTCATATCTGAAGTTATTCTTTGCTTTATTGAATAAAATCTGATTAGATTCAAAACATTGTTCTGACAAATTGCATGAGTGGTGATGGATGGGATACTCGGTCCCGCTGTGCACAAAAGGTCAATAGAACTCCATGCTAATTAAGTCATTTCTGTCTCCAGGTTGACATAATTGGAGTGAGCTGCTACTCATCGAAGGATTTGTGGACATGGACGAACGAGGGTGTCGTGTTGCCAGGAGAGGAAACAAATATCACTCATGATCTTCACAAATTGAATGTGCTTGAAAGACCAAAAGTGCTATACAATGATAAGACAGACAAATACGTAATGTGGATGCACATCGACGATGTCAACTACACCAAGGCCTCAGTGGGTGTGGCAGTGAGCGAGTCCCCCACCGGCCCCTTTGAGTACCTTTACAGCAAACGGCCACACGGGTTTGAAAGTAGAGACATGACTGTCTTCAAGGATGATGATGGAAAGGCCTACCTAATTTACTCTTCTGAAGACAATAGCGAGCTACACATCGGTCCATTAACCGATGATTACCTCGATGTCACTAATGAAATGCGAAGGATTTTGGTGGGGCAACACCGGGAAGCACCGGCACTTTTCAAGTATCAAGGGACTTACTACATGATCACCTCTGGTTGCACCGGGTGGGCTCCTAACAGAGCACTAGCTCACGCCGCAGAATCAATTATGGGGCCCTGGGAGACCATGGGAAATCCATGTGTTGGTGGGAACAAGATCTTCAGAATGACAACATTTTTCTCACAGAGCACTTATGTAGTCCCATTGCCAGGCTTGCCTGGTTCATTCGTCTTTATGGCCGATCGATGGAATCCATCCGAGCTTAGAGATTCTCGGTATGTTTGGTTGCCTTTACGGGTTGGAGGAGTGGCTGATGAGCCTTTGGAGTACAATTTCGGCTTCCCGCTTTGGTCCCGGGTGTCCGTTTATTGGCATAGAAGGTGGAGGCTTCCTGATGGATGGATGAATGCTCAAACTTGAactttgtttgatttaatttcatttccGTTCTTTGTTACCAATAATAGTACCAGTTACTCACTTTCTGTTCATAGTCTgtgaatatacatatacatagatTCATCGGTTCGAAGTTTTGATTTGGCATTCACTTAATTCTCTTCTGTTTGTATGTAATGTATTGTTTTACATCACAAAGAAGAAACCGAGACCGGAATTTCCAATttaagtctttttttttctgcaaACTTGTCTGTTTTACACTGTTTCATTGACAGTACTTTGGAAGTGATTAGAACTTTGGCATGATTAGCAAAAACTaaagaattaattataatacTAACAATAATACTTGTGAAACTTCCAATgagcaaagaaataaacaatGGACGAAAGCATGATTCTTTAGAGTGAgggcttgattaaaaaaacaaagtataatTTTCTAATACAAATCTTATCTACAATTGCTTATCTTAATCCTTTCTCATTAATCAATATTATTGTCAATGAACTCTTGACCAATACACACCTAAATTgtatttaaatgttattaatttaatgacAATAAGCTTGGAAGAGTTTAGTTTAGATGAAGTCATTAAGGAGGAAATATAaggattaaaatattaatttaaaaggCAATAGGAGACAAAatagcttatttatttatttatttatttattattattattattattattattattttaatctatgTAGACATACGAATGAATGATGATGTCTATGTACTTTGTGTCCCTTGCTTGGATTCAAAGGAAAGTCTAAGGTCCCCAATAAGGCATCCTTGAGCACtctatataaaaagaaaaattaaaggaaatagataaaataaaaaataaaaaataaaccccaCAAAAGaggtaattattattatgtatgttGGAAAGTATATcacttatatattttcataaactattattatttatttatacattttattttttaaggcTTTGCCAAGGTAAGATATTGAGATGGTGTCTGTTATTATATAttactaacatatatatatatatatatatatattataattaaaaatatacaaataaatatatattttaaaatttttaaaactcataaTTTAAATCCCATCTCTTTTAGACTCCTAAGTGGACCTTCACAAAATTTTAGAGTTTGATTTCAggttttatcataaataaacAACTTTTGTAAATGAATAGGTGGTAGGcctttggttattttttatttttttatactaaaaaaatatttttaaaaataaattaaaaaaaatttatgaaaaatatatttttgaaagaaacaaagaaggaaaatgtgttgtccaaacaaattaaacttttaaaCTTGTCCTTTATAATTTGACAATTTTCTCATTGTTCTTTGCAAGGACAACTTTAGGCCAATGTTGCAAGTCCTTATCAACAACGCCCTCTCATTATTCCTTCTTTACTCTGTATACTTTCTATTTTCATATgacattaataaaattttatatttaattcgtAATTTATttagcttttttattttaatttttttatgatgaataAATGAAAATTCAGACAACATTTGCAATAAGAATAAACAAATGTGGATTGTTATCaaaattagtttaattaattattagtccCTACTATTAAGTCAACAGATGTTTTAATccacaaattttataaaaccttttattttttattcttgtcaTCATCAACAATAAGATAATGGAccatttgataataaaaaaattaaaaatattttataaaaataaatgacacacATGTCAAGGACACACACAGACATTCCAGAGTGTAAATCAATTGACAAGTAATCAGTAAAAGGgtctaataattaataatgataaaaaaatatttatatatcaataaaggtttaattatttatatgacctccaaaaaattctatttgtttttatagtCTTAAACATAGCTcttcaaatgtaaaaataataataaaaaaaaccttttcccatctttttcttCATAAAAACAACTCATTTGATGTGTGTTTCAATATTTACTATTTGGCTTTTAGGCGCATAgaaattacataattttttttgaagattaaatatataattatatttattttcaaaggtATAAGgataaaattaactttttagATAAAGGGTTCACACCTCACTAGTATTGAGTCCATTATAAAATACGTTATTACGAAAATTTAAAAActgaattcaaatttcattggATATAGTGGTGGTAATAGATCCTTAGTTGTATTATGGTTTTGCAGTCCGAACCCTATGCCACCGAGGGAGGGTGCATGTCCTAGACGATTAATTCTCAGTTGACACGTACACACTTGATTATACAGCGCttgtcatatttataaaaaaaaactttcaattattatatatataatatttaaattgtgtatgacttttttcttttttgccttTAATCTACTCATTTTCTATGAGTCGCAGAATTTATACTAGTATAGATGATGTATTGAAAGTCCTATAAAAAGATATACTTATCTTGACAAATGTTTTTTATGtccataaaaatttgaatttgatatCACTTGCGTAAATGATTCAAGTTTCTCCTACTACTTATATGcgaattttgataaattttttaataatgtaaaaatttaatacaataaCAAGGTAAGCAATAGACCAAATGATCTTTAGTCTGATGATACTAGCCCCATTGTGTAAGATTTAATTCACAGGATTTCATTATTTGGATTCGAAATACACCGAATATAGTGATATTAAGGGTACTATTCTGTAGTAGCAGACTTATAACTCAATTTTTATATGAGTAGGGTGAGAAAATATGAATAGACTCAGTCAGTTATTTTCCTGTGCaaatctttgttaaaaaaaaataaaagaaaaataagaaggatGGTAAGCAATAGTTTAATAAGAAATAACATTAACATGGTAAGTAAAAAAGGGAAAGCTGTTTTAACATAGAAAAGAGTAAAAGAATGGCATTAAGGTGTGAGGGAGGGAGCAAAGAATGTCTTGGTTCTAGTGGTGGTGCTCTTcatcatgatgatgatgctagCACGCTACCCTGACATCCTtgtctttctctctctcccccttaaaaaattttaaaataaataaacatataaacttaataataataactaataataataataataataataaatattataccCTCCCCCCATGAAGCACGCCTAATATTCTGTCCCAAAAAAGTCAAATTGTCAGAAATAATTCCCCCACATACATAGAGAGAACTGGCAGcaatagatagatagatagatagatagataggaTGAAGAGAGGTGTTGTTCATTCATCACTAACAAAGTTAAGCCAATCTCTGAAAAAGCTCTCTCAGATTCCCCACCCACCCAGTCATCACCCACAAAAAGTTCTTCCTCCTTTTTTActcattgtatatatatatatatatatatatataataataatatttttaatattatgtatgaATATGTTATGTACTTATTTGTTTAAGTGggttttattgtttatgtatatacaagtgtaaatatatatttgttgatttAGCTGTTTTTAGGTTGAAGGTTGTTATCATAGATTAAAAGCTTTAATTTAAGAAagtatcatttattattatattagtgttATTTATATACTTGCTTATGTGTAGTTGAAATTATAAGGAAAATATAAGCGTGTAaagcttattatatatatatatatatatatatatatatatatatatatatatatatatatatatattatgcctTGAAAGGGTACtccaaagaataataatattttgagacCCTACAGATAATTAGACCTATTTAGaagtatatatagataaataaaattatataattgtaCTTAGACAATTTTCTCTTGGTTTTACTGTCTATTCTTAATATAATACATCAAGCTAATTTCTTCACATATGCTCAATTTTTCCTGTTCCCAATCAATAAAATTTGTATGCAtgtgttattttattatcattttatttttaattctctaaaacataattttaaatgtatttttgttCCAATAGGTCCGGTAAACCACACtcattttaatcaatattgTGACTCAATATACTGGACAAGCCACTCAACTTACAATTGTGAGAAAACCTCTCAGTTGATGAGAAATAGTTATTTTCCTTCTACTGAGAAACAAAATAGTTATACAACATATATTCCAGTGTACatagaattttatattatatatttgaaattattattaattttaagcTCTTAACTCTATTTCAACAcacatttatattttatatttttatatttacaaatatttaatcTATGCAATcgaatataataattaaaaaaaaaatctcctatgTATAGAATGTTTATGTCTTTGTCGAAGAGTTGAATTCAAATTTCAGCTCACTCAGAGTAAGGGCACACAGATGACTTGAGGTGTTGACTCCTCACTTATGCACCCCTTGATGTGGTTTGtctgttttatttatataaatataaaagttgtcTTGAACATTTTAAAAGTTTAGAAACAAAATTGAATGCTTTaagaaattataaagaaaatttttttacttaactttattattattattattattatctatacatactattaaagtagatgtatactCTACTCCGAGagcatttcaaaaaataattttaattttttttaataacatttaagtttttatttatattacttataatagtaataattaaaaaatattaattacacctaattatttatgtaataaatgtccatatgatctttgaaatccaaggtataaaataatttttatggtaggagttgtttaattatattattttatatatgatattatcaCAAAATTTCTCACAAAATTAAAATCTCCAATGTGAAGCCAGGGAAAATGCctagttattattatgacaAATATGCAACAAATGCTACATCTAAGAAAAGTCAGGAACAAGCATAAGAATAAAGTGTAAACGCAAGTTTAATAATCAAACAACCTACACAAAAGACTCATACTAATAGGCCGAgaggttattttttattattattattattattattattattattattattagggtaTGAAAGGCAtaccctaaaaaaaataaaaataaaaataaaataacaataattaaaaaaaaaatatatatactcaacTTACTACAAAAACACTAACCCACAAAGTTAAAAACCCACCCCTTCCCTTCCCCCTTCTCTCCCCAATCCAAACCCCTTCCCTTCCCTTCCCTCCAATCCCCATTCTCTATTCCCCCAtcccccttctctctctctctctctctctctctctctctctctctctgtctctcccTATCCCTCCCTCCCAATGCTTACATATTAACATGGACACACTATTCAGACTAGTAAGCCTCcaatcctcctcctcctccgaccaccaccaccatcatcaccaccaccacaatcACCACCACCCTCAATCCTCCTCCTTCACCTCCAACAGTCACAGCTCCCTCTCTTCCAAACCCCCTTCTCATCATTACTACAATCTTGACCCTGATCAAGAATGCTGCAACACTCCTCACCCTTCCTCTCTTTTCATGGATGAAgacttctcctcctcctcttcctccaaaCACCTCCTcccttcctcctcctccactcctcctcctcctcctcctcctatccctcctcctcctccttcccaTCTCCTCTTCGACCCTTCTTCCGACTTCTCCTCTCTCCATCTCGACCCCACTTCCACTCCTCGCTGGTCTACCGACCTTCTCTTAGACTGCGCCCGTTCTATCTCCTCCCGTGACACCACTCGTCTCCAACAGCACATGTGGATGCTCAACGAGCTTTCTTCTCCTTATGGTGATGTCGAACAAAAACTCTCTTCATACTTTCTCCAAGCCCTTTTCTCTCGTCTCACCTCTTCCGGCCCTCGCACTCTCCGCACTCTCTGCTCCGCTTCCGACAAGACCTCATCTTTCGACTCCACTCGCCGCACTCTCCTCCGTTTCCAAGAACTCAGTCCTTGGTCCACTTTCGGCCATGTCGCTGCTAATGGAGCTATTCTTGAATCCTTTCTTGATTCCCAGCGTCTCCATATTCTTGATCTCAGTTCTACTTTTTGCACTCAATGGCCAACCTTGCTTGAAGCTCTCGCCACCCGCTCCGCCGATGACGCTCCACATCTCTCCATCACCACCGTCGCTCCTTCCGCTTCCCAACGGGTCATGCGTGAGGTCGGCGCGAGGATGGAGAAGTTCGCTAGACTCATGGGCGTGCCTTTCCGGTTCAACGCTGTTCACCACTCCGGTGATCTCTCCACACTTGACTTCTCTTCTCTTGGAGTTGATTCCGGTGATACTCTGGCCATCAATTGTGTTAACTCTTTGCATGGTGTTTCTCCGGCCGGTCACCGGCGTGAGCTTTTTGTGTCCATGCTTCGTGGTCTTAATCCTAGGATTGTTACCGTCGTTGAAGAAGAAGCTGAGCTTGacgttgatgatgatgatgaagggtTCTTGAGAGGGTTTAGAGAAGCTCTGAGGTTTTTCGGTGCTTATTTTGATTCATTAGAAGAGAGTTTTCCGAGGGCCAGCAATGAGAGGTTGGCGTTGGAGAGGGCGGCGGGGAGGGCGGTGGTGGACTTGGTGGCGTGTCCGGCGGTGGAGTCGTCGGAGAGGAGAGAAACAGCAGCGGGGTGGTCAAGAAAGCTACATGCAGCTGGGTTCACTCCGGTGAACTTCAGTGATGACGTGGCAGATGATGTGAGAGCGTTACTAAGAAGGTATAAAGAAGGATGGTCACTCCGGTCATCGGAGGAGGTGTCCGGCGCCGGCGCCGGGCTGTTTTTGGGTTGGAAAGAGCAGCCGATGGTGTGGGCTAGTGCTTGGAAGTTGAGCTAGTGGCGGGGAATGGCACGTGCGAAGAAGCGGGAACCGTGGCGGTTTTTTGAATACTCACACGTGGGAACTAAAGTTAAGTGGATGAAAGTAGTATAAAAACCAAAACAGTGTTTGaagtttgaactttgaagttTGAACTTTGAACTCCTTTGTTGGAGAATATACTCTCATGATGAAGAACCACCCTTTAATTctctgtttatttttatttttatttttattattattatttttatagaaaaagaGGGTTAGGTGGAAGGAAGAGATGAAAGAAGGGGGGGTCGTTATCTAAGAGAGAATCTTAGGATTGAGTGATGTTGGAATCTAAGAAAGGTGGTGGAGGgggtgtggtggaggaggaggtggagggGTCTAGAGAGAAGGGAAGGAACTTTTTAGGGAAAAAATGAGGAccaaaaaaaggagggaaagaGGGGGtcatggtggtggtggtggtggtggtagtgGGAGCTGCTTTTTAGGGGTCTGAATATTGAAAGAGTGTTCTTTTTAATGTATTGTTTTTTGGTTCTTTGATGAGATGTAAGTGATGATGTTTTAGGACCAAGAGAGGGACATCCATGCATGCCTTTGCCTTTGCCTTTGCCTTTCTGCTTTCCTTTTGcttttcctctctttctctcactttCACTCTTGCATTGCTTTTAGGGTTGTTAAACAAGAAAGTTTTATGCTTTTTATGAAAGAGAGAAAGGTCAAGTATAATGTTactgtactatatatatatatatgttttttttcccatagaaccttcatttttttataattattaaaataattttatataaaatttaatcaccaatattattttgaaaatatcacATCAAGCTatgttatcattaaaaaaaaaaaaatgagttggcattttagaaatattaaattatcggctttagtttttatttttcattaacatCCGTCTCTTTTTTTCCAATAGAacctccatttttttaataattatcaaaataattctatataaaatttaattataaaaaaatgagttggcattttagaaatattaaattatcagctttagtttttatttttcattaacacccgtctcttttttttccaatagaacctccatttttttataattatcaaaataattctatataaaatttaatcacCAATATGGGTTTTAAAATATCACATCAAGCtatgtcatcataaaaaaaaatgagttggcattttagaaatattaaattatcggctttagtttttatttttcattaacacCTGGCTCTTTTTTTCCAATAGAACctccatttttttataattatcaaaataattctatataaaatttaatcacTAATATGGGTTTTAAAATATCACATCAAGCAAtgtcatcattaaaaaaatgagttggcattttagaaatattaaattatcggctttagtttttatttttcattaaccCGTCTCTTTTAAAAATTCGCATAAatgatctattttttatttttaaactttttaaaaaatttattttttttgaccgtatttattttaaaaaatattattattttctttgtttttaagccattttaaaaaattgttattattattaacataattaatttgtaaataattgaaatttttaaatattaaaagtttttatttttttattatttaaatagtaattatattgaaaatattattatttattattattgttgttattattattttgtttaaacaaaataatccatcacttttaaaacccaaaattaaaaatatatggtGTGCCATGTAtgccatttttaattaaaacccaaaatttattataataataataaaaatatatagttttttttaaataataataacttaaaaatggtttaaaatctaaaaatagctcattaatttatttttttttaaggagaagggtatgcatgaaaaaaattaaaataataatattttaaatgatgatgatATGATTTGATGTGATGTTTTTAAAcccataaattttaaatgaggtcatt
This is a stretch of genomic DNA from Dioscorea cayenensis subsp. rotundata cultivar TDr96_F1 unplaced genomic scaffold, TDr96_F1_v2_PseudoChromosome.rev07_lg8_w22 25.fasta BLBR01000075.1, whole genome shotgun sequence. It encodes these proteins:
- the LOC120253412 gene encoding uncharacterized protein LOC120253412 isoform X1: MRMRNKHRKSSAFHCYAGSRCMLPLVVWSLFGFIVMFYFYSTLHRHSDLENQIRLNHLAMMRELEEVEEESFHFPTLRGKRSPRAFKRRGPRKPPSVIDEFLDESSDLRSFFFPDRKTAIDPRQDDDVNKYLYPGRIWLDTEGHPIQAHGGGLLFDERRETFYWYGENKDGPTYHAHQKGAARVDIIGVSCYSSKDLWTWTNEGVVLPGEETNITHDLHKLNVLERPKVLYNDKTDKYVMWMHIDDVNYTKASVGVAVSESPTGPFEYLYSKRPHGFESRDMTVFKDDDGKAYLIYSSEDNSELHIGPLTDDYLDVTNEMRRILVGQHREAPALFKYQGTYYMITSGCTGWAPNRALAHAAESIMGPWETMGNPCVGGNKIFRMTTFFSQSTYVVPLPGLPGSFVFMADRWNPSELRDSRYVWLPLRVGGVADEPLEYNFGFPLWSRVSVYWHRRWRLPDGWMNAQT
- the LOC120253412 gene encoding uncharacterized protein LOC120253412 isoform X2, coding for MALNCHPSVRLLPGSRCMLPLVVWSLFGFIVMFYFYSTLHRHSDLENQIRLNHLAMMRELEEVEEESFHFPTLRGKRSPRAFKRRGPRKPPSVIDEFLDESSDLRSFFFPDRKTAIDPRQDDDVNKYLYPGRIWLDTEGHPIQAHGGGLLFDERRETFYWYGENKDGPTYHAHQKGAARVDIIGVSCYSSKDLWTWTNEGVVLPGEETNITHDLHKLNVLERPKVLYNDKTDKYVMWMHIDDVNYTKASVGVAVSESPTGPFEYLYSKRPHGFESRDMTVFKDDDGKAYLIYSSEDNSELHIGPLTDDYLDVTNEMRRILVGQHREAPALFKYQGTYYMITSGCTGWAPNRALAHAAESIMGPWETMGNPCVGGNKIFRMTTFFSQSTYVVPLPGLPGSFVFMADRWNPSELRDSRYVWLPLRVGGVADEPLEYNFGFPLWSRVSVYWHRRWRLPDGWMNAQT
- the LOC120253430 gene encoding protein SHORT-ROOT 1, giving the protein MDTLFRLVSLQSSSSSDHHHHHHHHHNHHHPQSSSFTSNSHSSLSSKPPSHHYYNLDPDQECCNTPHPSSLFMDEDFSSSSSSKHLLPSSSSTPPPPPPPIPPPPPSHLLFDPSSDFSSLHLDPTSTPRWSTDLLLDCARSISSRDTTRLQQHMWMLNELSSPYGDVEQKLSSYFLQALFSRLTSSGPRTLRTLCSASDKTSSFDSTRRTLLRFQELSPWSTFGHVAANGAILESFLDSQRLHILDLSSTFCTQWPTLLEALATRSADDAPHLSITTVAPSASQRVMREVGARMEKFARLMGVPFRFNAVHHSGDLSTLDFSSLGVDSGDTLAINCVNSLHGVSPAGHRRELFVSMLRGLNPRIVTVVEEEAELDVDDDDEGFLRGFREALRFFGAYFDSLEESFPRASNERLALERAAGRAVVDLVACPAVESSERRETAAGWSRKLHAAGFTPVNFSDDVADDVRALLRRYKEGWSLRSSEEVSGAGAGLFLGWKEQPMVWASAWKLS